A stretch of Acipenser ruthenus chromosome 1, fAciRut3.2 maternal haplotype, whole genome shotgun sequence DNA encodes these proteins:
- the LOC117420535 gene encoding ubiquitin carboxyl-terminal hydrolase isozyme L1-like — protein MEWKPMEINPEMLNKVMSKLGVSGSWRFVDVLGFEDESLSSVPTPSCAVMLLFPLTQQHEAFREKQAGELAGKQDESKKVYFVKQTIVNSCGTIGLLHAVANNMGKLEFENDSALKKFFDDTDALSADERAKHLEINQDIRTAHDEVAAEGQCRVEEDNVNFHFITFTNVDGQLYELDGRMEFPVNHGDTKDDSFIMDAAKICRQFTEREKGEVRFSAVALCKA, from the exons ATGGAGTGGAAACCTATGGAAATTAACCCTGAG ATGCTGAACAAA GTTATGTCCAAGCTGGGTGTTTCTGGAAGCTGGCGTTTTGTCGACGTGTTGGGCTTTGAAGACGAATCTCTCTCCTCGGTGCCAACTCCATCCTGCGCGGTGATGCTGTTGTTCCCACTCACTCAACAG caTGAAGCCTTCAGAGAAAAGCAGGCTGGAGAGTTAGCAGGAAAACAAGATGAGAGCAAGAAGGTTTACTTTGTGAAGCAGACGATTGTCAATTCCTGTGGTACGATTGGCCTTCTCCATGCTGTTGCTAACAACATGGGCAAGCTGGAATTCG AGAATGACTCTGCACTGAAGAAGTTTTTTGATGATACAGATGCCCTGTCTGCAGATGAGAGAGCAAAGCATCTTGAGATAAACCAG GACATACGCACTGCCCATGATGAAGTAGCAGCAGAAGGACAATGTCGG GTAGAGGAAGATAACGTGAACTTCCACTTTATTACCTTCACCAATGTTGATGGGCAGCTTTACGAATTGG ATGGCAGAATGGAATTTCCTGTGAATCATGGAGATACAAAAGATGACTCCTTTATAATG GATGCTGCAAAAATCTGCAGGCAGTTTACTGAACGTGAGAAAGGAGAAGTTCGCTTTTCTGCCGTGGCCTTGTGCAAAGCTTAA